A genomic window from Sphingobacterium sp. BN32 includes:
- a CDS encoding acylphosphatase, which produces MKHLNVLVKGKVQGVYFRASTKAVADQLGVKGFVLNQPDGTVYLEAEGDAMALDFLLDFCKEGPYDAEVEAVEVTETTELKHFKNFEVIKKIK; this is translated from the coding sequence ATGAAGCATTTGAATGTTTTGGTCAAAGGAAAAGTACAAGGGGTGTACTTTCGTGCCTCTACGAAAGCGGTTGCCGATCAGTTAGGCGTAAAGGGATTTGTGTTGAATCAGCCTGACGGAACCGTCTATTTGGAGGCCGAAGGAGATGCCATGGCCTTAGATTTTCTGCTGGACTTTTGCAAGGAAGGTCCCTACGACGCGGAAGTTGAAGCTGTAGAAGTTACCGAAACAACGGAACTAAAGCATTTCAAGAACTTCGAAGTCATCAAAAAAATCAAGTAA
- a CDS encoding amidohydrolase family protein, whose amino-acid sequence MKYYAADIVFPVTGPAIKKGIVAMDDHGTIKGIYNQGEVDDSKVEFLKGALIPGFVNAHCHLELSHMEGVVPQHTGLPQFLMKVMTERGAKEKAVDKAMEAADKAMYENGIQAVGDHANSAVSAKIKENSPIQYHTFIEVMAMTDTDVDARIDQAKEIEFHFDYKRSSITPHAPYSCSKNLFKTFKKVVGEDNIISIHNQESDEENKLFRYNKGEFIDFYKQMKLSVDGFRAQARNSLQSFLPYIPTKNKLILVHNTYTSIKDLDFVDRMGRKVYFCLCPKANLYIENRLPKVENFLLGGHEIVIGTDSLASNTSLDILDELKVLHAEYPHLDFNETIKWATINGAKALNVDHELGSLEEGKKPGLVLLEGMESFKLDPKIKVKRIR is encoded by the coding sequence ATGAAGTATTATGCTGCTGATATTGTATTTCCAGTAACTGGCCCTGCAATAAAAAAAGGAATCGTAGCAATGGACGACCATGGAACAATTAAGGGGATTTACAACCAAGGTGAAGTCGACGATTCAAAAGTAGAATTTTTGAAAGGAGCCCTAATTCCTGGCTTCGTAAATGCACACTGTCATCTCGAACTCTCGCATATGGAAGGCGTTGTTCCGCAACACACGGGCTTACCTCAATTCTTAATGAAGGTAATGACCGAGCGTGGAGCGAAGGAAAAGGCAGTTGATAAGGCAATGGAAGCTGCGGATAAAGCCATGTATGAAAATGGTATTCAAGCAGTAGGGGACCATGCCAATTCTGCCGTGTCGGCCAAAATAAAAGAAAATAGTCCGATTCAATACCATACGTTTATCGAGGTGATGGCGATGACGGATACTGATGTGGATGCACGCATTGATCAAGCGAAAGAAATTGAATTCCATTTCGACTACAAAAGATCGTCCATCACACCGCATGCACCATACTCCTGCTCGAAAAACTTATTCAAAACGTTTAAGAAAGTCGTTGGAGAGGATAATATCATCAGTATTCACAATCAGGAAAGCGATGAGGAAAACAAGCTTTTTAGATATAATAAAGGAGAATTCATCGATTTTTATAAGCAGATGAAGCTTTCTGTTGATGGTTTCCGTGCGCAAGCTAGAAACTCGCTGCAGTCATTCTTACCCTATATTCCCACAAAGAATAAACTAATCTTAGTTCACAATACATACACCTCCATTAAAGATTTAGATTTTGTAGATCGCATGGGTAGAAAAGTATATTTCTGCTTGTGTCCTAAAGCGAATCTATACATCGAGAACAGGCTGCCAAAAGTGGAGAACTTCCTGTTGGGAGGCCATGAAATCGTGATCGGTACGGATAGCTTAGCATCCAATACATCGCTAGATATTTTGGACGAGCTAAAAGTGCTTCACGCTGAATATCCACATCTTGATTTTAACGAAACGATTAAATGGGCAACAATCAACGGAGCGAAAGCACTGAATGTTGACCATGAATTAGGATCGTTAGAAGAGGGCAAAAAACCAGGTCTTGTTCTATTAGAAGGTATGGAAAGCTTTAAGCTGGATCCCAAAATTAAAGTTAAGCGAATCCGATAG